The Candidatus Manganitrophus noduliformans genome includes a window with the following:
- the grpE gene encoding nucleotide exchange factor GrpE has protein sequence MNQQDENKIGEEKERFEEAKGPATAEDAPAESPEKVIETLRAGYEKKEEEARQAQERFMRTLADFENYKKRAQRDQSDALKYANEKLIKELLPVIDNLERALAHSRETRDFDRMMEGVELIRKQLLSALGKFGVAPIESLNHPFDPSLHQSIGQIEVEEGSDAEENQVIGETQKGYHLNDRVLRPSLVMIAKKKAPPSGDGAGAGEGI, from the coding sequence TTGAACCAGCAGGATGAAAATAAAATAGGTGAAGAAAAAGAACGATTTGAAGAAGCGAAAGGCCCGGCCACTGCGGAAGATGCTCCGGCGGAGTCGCCTGAAAAAGTGATCGAGACGCTTCGTGCCGGTTATGAAAAGAAGGAAGAAGAGGCGCGACAGGCCCAAGAACGCTTCATGCGGACGTTGGCCGATTTTGAAAACTATAAAAAAAGAGCGCAGAGAGATCAATCGGACGCGCTCAAATATGCCAATGAAAAGCTCATTAAAGAGCTCCTCCCGGTCATCGATAATCTGGAGCGGGCGCTGGCCCATTCCAGGGAGACGCGGGATTTTGACCGGATGATGGAGGGGGTCGAACTGATTCGGAAGCAACTCCTCTCGGCGCTGGGAAAGTTCGGGGTCGCTCCGATCGAAAGTTTAAATCATCCCTTTGATCCTTCTCTCCATCAATCGATCGGACAGATCGAGGTGGAGGAGGGCTCCGATGCCGAAGAGAACCAGGTGATCGGAGAGACTCAAAAAGGTTATCATCTGAATGATCGTGTTCTCCGCCCTTCATTGGTGATGATTGCAAAGAAAAAGGCCCCTCCCTCCGGGGATGGCGCGGGGGCCGGCGAAGGAATATAG
- the hrcA gene encoding heat-inducible transcriptional repressor HrcA — MPLDDRSRYVLKAIVLSYIKTAFPVGSQAITRSFDIGVSPATIRNIMADLESQGFLMQPHTSAGRIPTEKGYRFYVDNLLQDAELLKEQDDILGQAEQLIQRETIQALLQDTSKLLSDASQYLAIVTAPKFSSTRIKQVEFVRLRKNSVMAVCISQDGFVQNKFFEVPEDLSQKDLNKIADTLNHLYSGLTLQEIRQKLLTQIQKMKDLYDHLLQEALELTRRTFMDGGSGGIDAELYMDGASHMIDHPDFADFRVMKGLLSAFEEKRMIVQLLDKYIGTEGVQVYIGSENPFLGDHHCSLVVSHYKRGNQVLGTVGILGPTRMEYSKIIPLVDSTAKKVSRLLEESSMEEESSLGEKTK; from the coding sequence ATGCCGCTTGACGATCGCAGTAGATATGTCTTAAAGGCGATTGTCCTCTCCTACATCAAAACTGCTTTTCCGGTCGGATCCCAGGCCATCACGCGCAGTTTTGACATCGGAGTAAGCCCCGCCACCATCCGAAATATCATGGCCGATTTGGAGTCGCAAGGATTCCTGATGCAGCCGCACACGTCGGCCGGCCGGATTCCGACGGAAAAGGGATATCGTTTCTACGTAGATAACCTTCTCCAAGATGCGGAATTATTGAAGGAGCAGGATGATATTCTTGGGCAGGCGGAGCAATTGATCCAGCGCGAGACCATTCAGGCCCTCTTGCAGGATACCTCCAAGCTCCTCTCGGATGCGTCGCAATATCTCGCGATCGTCACCGCCCCCAAGTTTTCATCCACCCGGATCAAGCAGGTCGAGTTCGTCCGGCTGAGAAAAAATTCGGTGATGGCGGTCTGTATCTCTCAGGACGGTTTCGTTCAGAATAAATTTTTCGAAGTTCCGGAGGATCTCTCTCAGAAAGATCTCAACAAAATTGCCGACACCCTCAACCACCTCTACTCGGGGTTGACCCTTCAGGAGATCCGCCAGAAATTATTAACGCAAATTCAAAAAATGAAAGATCTCTACGATCATCTTCTTCAGGAAGCCCTCGAGCTGACGCGGCGGACCTTCATGGACGGCGGCTCGGGCGGAATCGACGCAGAGCTTTATATGGATGGCGCATCCCACATGATCGACCATCCCGATTTTGCCGATTTTCGGGTGATGAAGGGGCTGCTCAGCGCGTTTGAGGAAAAGAGGATGATCGTTCAGCTCCTCGATAAATATATCGGGACGGAAGGGGTCCAGGTCTACATCGGTTCCGAAAATCCCTTTCTGGGGGATCACCATTGCAGTTTGGTGGTGTCCCATTATAAAAGGGGGAATCAGGTATTAGGGACCGTGGGGATCCTCGGCCCGACCCGAATGGAGTACTCCAAAATTATTCCGCTGGTCGACTCGACGGCCAAGAAGGTCAGTCGGCTATTAGAAGAATCTTCCATGGAAGAGGAATCTTCTCTGGGAGAAAAAACCAAATGA
- a CDS encoding type III pantothenate kinase, whose product MLLVIDIGNTNVVFGIFERKKLVGEWRVATHLHKTADEYGILLIDLLLAQKIPLSKVKGAILSSVVPPLTPVFQEMTRKYFSLDPMVVTHSLKTGLQIKYDQPKEIGADRIVNAAAAYHLYGGPVVIVDFGTATTFCVVSETGDYLGGAIAPGLIISADALFSRAAKLPRVELIKPKRIIGRDTVSSMQSGMIFGYVGLVNEIVRRIHREIGTEALVVATGGLSNLIAPECSTIQKVRPALTLEGLMIIYHLN is encoded by the coding sequence CTGCTGTTGGTGATCGATATCGGAAACACCAATGTGGTGTTCGGCATCTTCGAGCGAAAGAAGCTCGTCGGAGAATGGCGGGTCGCCACCCACCTTCACAAGACGGCCGATGAATATGGAATTCTGCTCATCGATCTTTTACTTGCCCAAAAAATCCCCCTCTCGAAGGTGAAGGGGGCGATTCTCTCGAGCGTCGTCCCCCCTTTGACGCCGGTTTTTCAGGAGATGACCCGAAAGTATTTCTCGCTCGATCCGATGGTCGTCACCCATTCGCTGAAAACCGGTCTTCAGATCAAATACGACCAGCCGAAAGAGATCGGCGCCGACCGGATTGTGAACGCCGCGGCCGCTTATCATCTCTACGGCGGCCCCGTCGTCATTGTCGATTTTGGAACGGCGACCACGTTTTGTGTCGTTTCGGAAACGGGAGACTACTTGGGCGGGGCGATCGCCCCCGGACTGATCATTTCGGCCGATGCCCTTTTCTCCCGCGCCGCAAAACTCCCCCGTGTCGAGCTGATCAAGCCGAAGAGAATCATCGGAAGAGATACGGTCAGCAGTATGCAATCCGGCATGATCTTCGGATATGTCGGGCTGGTAAACGAAATCGTCCGCCGTATCCATCGAGAGATCGGAACGGAAGCGCTTGTGGTGGCTACGGGGGGCCTCTCCAATCTTATCGCGCCGGAATGCAGCACGATCCAAAAGGTGAGGCCCGCCTTGACGTTGGAAGGGCTCATGATTATTTATCATCTGAATTAA
- a CDS encoding biotin--[acetyl-CoA-carboxylase] ligase, with amino-acid sequence MALDLERIEKHCRSHTKVREWVREIMMFDRVDSTNRIALEMASQGLPGGIVILAEAQEKGKGRLGREWFSPEGMNLYFSLLLRPYQPARDFPLYSLATSVALIEAIQRTTGLAVQIKWPNDVVLEDKKLAGILLESEVRGEQSPPLVVGVGVNVNIGLTDFPPELQKSATSLRIALGRPVDRADLLIELFNQLVEQYRLVDDKALLIQAVRQHCQTLGRRVRVQTARQEFEGWAEDLQEDGALLIRMGDGNQRRILVGDVTHLREVKDPSAHGRSTPA; translated from the coding sequence GTGGCGTTGGATTTGGAGAGGATTGAAAAACACTGCCGCAGCCACACCAAAGTTCGCGAGTGGGTACGGGAAATTATGATGTTTGATCGGGTCGATTCGACCAATCGAATTGCCCTTGAGATGGCGTCGCAAGGTCTTCCGGGCGGAATCGTGATCCTGGCCGAGGCTCAGGAGAAGGGAAAAGGGCGGCTCGGCCGTGAGTGGTTTTCGCCGGAAGGGATGAATCTTTACTTCTCACTCTTACTCCGCCCGTATCAACCGGCGCGCGACTTTCCCCTCTACTCGCTGGCGACGTCGGTCGCCCTCATTGAGGCGATTCAGCGGACCACCGGATTGGCCGTTCAGATCAAATGGCCGAATGATGTCGTCCTGGAAGATAAAAAGTTGGCCGGTATTTTGTTGGAGTCCGAAGTCAGGGGGGAGCAATCCCCTCCCTTGGTGGTGGGCGTCGGGGTGAACGTCAATATCGGCTTGACCGACTTTCCGCCGGAGCTCCAGAAGAGCGCCACTTCCCTCCGGATTGCCCTGGGGCGGCCGGTCGATCGGGCCGATCTTTTAATCGAACTGTTCAATCAGCTGGTGGAACAATACCGGCTTGTGGACGACAAAGCCCTCCTGATTCAGGCCGTCAGACAACACTGCCAAACCTTGGGGAGGCGTGTCCGCGTCCAGACCGCCCGCCAGGAGTTTGAAGGTTGGGCGGAGGATCTTCAAGAGGATGGGGCGCTGCTGATCCGAATGGGAGATGGAAACCAGCGGCGGATCTTGGTCGGAGATGTGACCCATCTTCGAGAAGTAAAAGACCCTTCCGCACATGGACGAAGCACCCCTGCATAG
- the nadC gene encoding carboxylating nicotinate-nucleotide diphosphorylase produces MESFLLKKLVERALAEDLSYGDRTTEALFHRPVPAVGEIIAKGDLVVAGLDVFQTVFELLDPTIRVEVNIGPGQKAKPGDSIGSVYGDGRLLLKGERTALNFLQRLSGVATQTRRFVDQVAGTGAKIVDTRKTTPGLRMLEKEAVRLGGGWNHRFHLGDMVLIKDNHIALAGGVANALKEAHVSLSHPFKIEVETTTLAEVKEALQIGAEIILLDNMSLTEIKQSVELIRKGASGVKIEVSGGVRLENVAAIAGCGVDMISVGALTHSAPAVDISFEMKPHSEKK; encoded by the coding sequence ATGGAGTCGTTTCTTTTAAAAAAACTGGTCGAGCGTGCTCTGGCCGAAGATCTTTCTTATGGCGATCGAACGACTGAAGCGCTCTTTCACCGTCCGGTTCCGGCGGTCGGTGAAATCATCGCCAAAGGAGATCTCGTCGTCGCCGGGCTCGATGTTTTTCAGACGGTCTTCGAACTCCTCGATCCAACGATTCGGGTCGAGGTCAACATTGGGCCGGGACAGAAGGCCAAACCGGGCGATTCAATCGGATCGGTCTACGGTGACGGACGGCTTCTTCTCAAGGGGGAGCGTACCGCGCTGAATTTTCTTCAGCGTCTTTCGGGTGTCGCCACCCAGACCCGGCGGTTTGTCGATCAGGTGGCCGGCACCGGGGCGAAAATCGTTGATACACGGAAGACCACCCCGGGACTCCGAATGCTGGAGAAAGAGGCGGTCCGGCTCGGCGGCGGATGGAACCATCGGTTCCACTTGGGGGATATGGTTTTGATCAAGGACAACCACATCGCCCTGGCGGGCGGGGTTGCGAATGCTTTAAAGGAGGCGCATGTATCGCTCTCCCATCCCTTCAAAATCGAGGTGGAGACGACGACCCTGGCGGAAGTGAAAGAGGCGCTTCAAATCGGCGCCGAGATCATCCTCCTCGATAACATGTCGCTCACTGAAATAAAACAATCGGTCGAGTTGATCCGAAAAGGCGCTTCCGGTGTGAAGATCGAGGTCTCCGGCGGCGTTCGGCTGGAGAACGTGGCGGCGATTGCCGGGTGCGGCGTTGATATGATTTCTGTGGGAGCGCTGACACATTCGGCGCCGGCAGTCGATATCAGCTTTGAAATGAAACCCCATTCGGAAAAGAAATAG
- a CDS encoding valine--tRNA ligase produces MSQEILEKVYDPKRVEEKWVAFWEKERLFHAAPESDRPSFSMVIPPPNVTGSLHVGHALNNTLQDILARWKRMRGFNVLWVPGMDHAGIATQNVVERQLAKEGLDRHQLGRERFIERVWQWKETSGGTILRQLKRLGASCDWERERFTLDPGLSAAVREVFVRLHQEGLIYRAERLINWCPRCQTALSDIEVEHEESRGKLYRIDYPLADHPDQKITVATTRPETMLGDTAVAVHPEDERYQKLIGKKVRLPLTGVEIPVIADPVVDRTFGTGAVKVTPAHDFNDEAIGRRHQLPFENILTQDAHLAKTSRTGRYAGMTISEARNQVVQDLEKEGLLHGIEEHSHAVGRCYRCKTVVEPFVSTQWYVRINDPKNSLAAPAIDAVRQKKIRLIPESWEPNYFGWMENIQDWCISRQIWWGHQIPAWYCLKEADKEPIVALTPPEKCPRCGSTELRQDPDVLDTWFSSALWPFSTLGWPPGDQPDGLKKEAEQLLKTFYPTSTLVTSFDILFFWVARMAMMGLHFMKEVPFRDVYIHALVRDAEGQKMSKSKGNVIDPLEIMDRFGTDALRFTLAAMASPGRDVKLAEERIEGYRNFANKLWNAARFILMNLPEGGVTGPAPGLAERSPADHWITSRLHRAIGSINDSLERYRFDEAAQALYQFIWHEFCDWYLELAKVDLQGGSEAHGLDNEAATRKRATAHTLSETFSALLHLLHPLMPFITEELAVHFPRQAKSLAVAPYPTADPTKVNSVIEEIVQEIVIETVVRIRNLRGEMNIPPSEELAVQISANDERARDLFRNHLPYIQRLARLSEPTIGIDMPLPKQAATVLTDMVKVYIPVDEARLRKEIDRLEKAMAKLDKELEPVERKFQDQNIMTKAPKEVIAKLETQRADLQAKRAKLNEDLRRFREMISGSE; encoded by the coding sequence ATGTCGCAAGAAATTTTGGAAAAAGTATACGACCCCAAGCGGGTCGAAGAAAAGTGGGTCGCCTTCTGGGAGAAGGAACGGCTTTTCCATGCCGCGCCCGAGTCGGATCGTCCCTCGTTCTCGATGGTCATTCCCCCGCCGAACGTCACCGGCTCCCTCCACGTAGGGCATGCTCTGAACAACACCCTTCAAGATATTCTGGCCCGTTGGAAGCGGATGCGCGGTTTTAATGTCCTCTGGGTTCCCGGCATGGATCACGCCGGAATTGCGACGCAGAACGTCGTGGAGCGCCAACTCGCGAAGGAGGGGCTCGACCGACATCAGCTCGGACGGGAGCGATTCATCGAGCGGGTCTGGCAGTGGAAGGAAACCTCCGGCGGGACGATCCTCCGGCAGCTCAAGCGACTGGGGGCATCGTGCGACTGGGAGCGCGAACGGTTTACCTTGGACCCGGGACTCTCCGCTGCCGTCCGGGAAGTGTTTGTCCGGCTCCATCAAGAAGGGCTGATCTATCGGGCCGAGCGTCTGATCAACTGGTGCCCGCGCTGCCAGACGGCGCTTTCCGACATCGAAGTGGAGCATGAGGAGAGCCGGGGCAAGCTCTACCGGATCGACTACCCGCTGGCCGATCATCCCGATCAGAAAATCACGGTCGCCACCACCCGGCCCGAGACGATGCTCGGCGATACGGCGGTCGCCGTTCACCCTGAGGATGAACGATATCAAAAACTCATCGGGAAAAAGGTCCGTCTTCCCCTGACCGGGGTCGAGATCCCGGTCATTGCCGATCCGGTGGTTGACCGGACCTTCGGGACCGGGGCGGTCAAGGTGACCCCGGCCCATGATTTCAACGACGAGGCGATCGGAAGGCGCCATCAGCTCCCATTTGAGAATATTTTGACTCAGGATGCGCATCTTGCAAAGACCTCTCGGACCGGCCGATACGCAGGGATGACGATTTCCGAGGCTCGAAATCAGGTTGTCCAGGACCTCGAAAAAGAGGGGCTGCTTCACGGGATCGAAGAGCATTCCCATGCCGTCGGGCGATGTTACCGCTGCAAAACGGTGGTGGAGCCGTTTGTCTCGACACAGTGGTATGTCCGGATCAACGATCCGAAGAACTCGCTCGCGGCCCCGGCGATCGACGCGGTCCGTCAAAAGAAGATCCGGCTGATTCCCGAAAGTTGGGAGCCGAACTACTTCGGATGGATGGAGAACATTCAGGACTGGTGCATCTCGCGGCAGATCTGGTGGGGGCATCAGATTCCGGCCTGGTACTGTCTGAAAGAGGCTGATAAAGAACCGATCGTTGCCCTGACCCCTCCGGAGAAATGTCCCCGCTGCGGCTCGACCGAGCTGCGGCAAGACCCCGATGTCCTCGACACCTGGTTCTCCTCGGCCCTCTGGCCTTTTTCCACCCTCGGCTGGCCGCCGGGGGATCAGCCCGATGGCCTAAAAAAAGAAGCGGAACAGTTATTGAAGACCTTTTATCCGACCTCCACGCTGGTCACCAGCTTCGACATCCTCTTCTTCTGGGTGGCCCGAATGGCGATGATGGGGCTTCATTTCATGAAAGAGGTTCCCTTCCGGGATGTCTACATCCACGCCCTGGTTCGCGATGCCGAGGGGCAGAAGATGAGCAAGTCGAAGGGAAACGTCATCGACCCGCTCGAGATCATGGACCGGTTCGGGACCGACGCCCTTCGGTTTACCCTGGCGGCGATGGCCTCGCCGGGTCGGGATGTGAAGCTCGCCGAGGAGCGGATCGAAGGCTACCGGAACTTCGCCAACAAGCTCTGGAACGCGGCGCGATTTATTCTGATGAACCTTCCCGAAGGAGGGGTGACCGGGCCGGCGCCCGGGCTTGCGGAGCGCTCTCCCGCCGATCACTGGATCACCAGCCGGCTGCACCGCGCGATCGGATCGATCAACGATTCGCTGGAGCGCTATCGATTCGATGAGGCGGCGCAGGCCCTTTATCAATTCATCTGGCATGAGTTCTGCGATTGGTATCTGGAACTGGCCAAGGTCGATCTTCAAGGAGGAAGCGAGGCCCATGGCCTAGATAATGAGGCGGCCACCAGGAAGCGGGCGACGGCACATACCCTCAGCGAGACTTTTAGTGCGCTGTTGCATCTGCTTCATCCGTTGATGCCGTTTATTACCGAGGAGCTGGCGGTCCACTTTCCCCGCCAAGCGAAGAGCTTGGCCGTTGCCCCTTATCCGACGGCTGATCCGACGAAGGTGAATTCGGTGATAGAGGAGATTGTTCAAGAGATCGTCATCGAGACGGTCGTCAGGATTCGGAATCTTCGCGGTGAGATGAACATTCCTCCGTCAGAGGAGCTGGCGGTCCAGATCAGCGCGAACGATGAACGGGCGCGTGATCTCTTCCGAAATCATCTCCCCTATATCCAACGGCTGGCCCGTCTTTCCGAGCCAACCATTGGGATCGACATGCCCTTGCCGAAGCAGGCGGCCACGGTGTTGACGGATATGGTGAAGGTTTACATTCCAGTCGATGAAGCCCGTCTGAGGAAGGAGATCGATCGTCTGGAAAAGGCAATGGCTAAGCTCGACAAAGAGTTAGAACCTGTGGAACGAAAATTTCAGGACCAGAATATCATGACCAAAGCGCCAAAAGAGGTCATCGCCAAGCTGGAAACGCAGCGGGCAGATTTGCAAGCAAAGAGAGCGAAGTTAAATGAGGATCTCCGCCGGTTCCGCGAAATGATCTCAGGGTCGGAATAA
- the pyrE gene encoding orotate phosphoribosyltransferase gives MQGEAAPRPYVGSNDGHDIMEMLDYRLEIGYAISMFLSRSDRDKLLELLFQRAFRYSEVPTFKLTSGKMSSFYIDCKKVSLDPEGAFLIGEQIFDRIKSLPVEGVGGMTLGADPIATAVSLISFLKNKPIPAFIVRKEPKGHGSGQQVEGALQPNGKLVVVEDVVTTGGSTVRTIEALRKEGYSVLKVIALIDRKEGGAERIAAEGIGFEALYTIDDFMRLVRFQKK, from the coding sequence GTGCAGGGCGAGGCAGCGCCTCGCCCCTACGTCGGTTCAAATGACGGCCACGATATCATGGAAATGCTTGACTACCGGTTGGAAATCGGGTATGCAATAAGTATGTTTCTCTCCCGCTCCGACCGCGACAAGCTCCTCGAGCTCCTCTTCCAACGGGCCTTCCGCTACAGCGAGGTACCTACTTTCAAGCTCACCTCCGGGAAGATGAGCTCCTTCTACATCGACTGCAAAAAGGTTTCGCTCGATCCCGAAGGGGCCTTCCTCATCGGAGAACAGATCTTCGATCGGATTAAAAGTCTTCCAGTCGAAGGGGTCGGCGGAATGACCCTGGGAGCCGATCCGATCGCCACCGCCGTCTCCCTGATCAGCTTCCTCAAAAACAAGCCGATCCCCGCCTTCATCGTCCGAAAAGAACCGAAGGGACATGGCAGCGGACAGCAGGTGGAAGGGGCCCTCCAGCCGAATGGCAAGCTCGTGGTCGTCGAAGATGTCGTCACCACCGGAGGCTCCACGGTTCGAACGATCGAGGCACTTCGGAAAGAAGGCTACTCGGTTTTGAAAGTGATTGCCCTGATCGATCGAAAAGAAGGGGGAGCAGAGCGGATCGCCGCAGAAGGGATCGGCTTCGAAGCGCTCTATACCATCGACGACTTCATGCGCCTCGTCCGATTTCAAAAGAAATGA
- a CDS encoding CmcI family methyltransferase, which translates to MQVNEATIGYNGVKTKSPWDWLITDVFLETKPKWVIQIGTKDKYAVLFSASILKKIDRDLSVITVVKDAKNLPQKSNVRYIEGNLLDSSVLDSINKMIHPRDKVMVILEDGLRQHPIVEIQTYAPLVTEGCYLILGEEVAAFAGKHMEFEPDWTPTKPQVYLRKPFSRAF; encoded by the coding sequence ATGCAGGTCAACGAAGCGACAATCGGCTATAACGGGGTTAAAACGAAAAGTCCGTGGGATTGGCTAATCACCGATGTCTTTTTAGAGACAAAGCCGAAGTGGGTGATCCAAATCGGAACCAAAGATAAATACGCCGTCCTTTTTTCCGCTTCCATTCTTAAAAAGATCGACAGAGATCTCTCCGTCATCACCGTCGTCAAAGACGCAAAAAACCTGCCGCAGAAAAGCAATGTTCGTTACATCGAAGGGAACCTGCTCGATTCGTCCGTGCTCGATTCGATTAACAAAATGATCCACCCCAGGGACAAGGTCATGGTTATTTTAGAAGACGGCCTTCGGCAGCATCCGATCGTTGAAATTCAGACATATGCCCCATTGGTCACGGAAGGCTGTTATTTGATCCTCGGAGAGGAAGTCGCCGCATTCGCCGGAAAACACATGGAATTTGAGCCGGATTGGACCCCGACGAAGCCTCAGGTCTACTTAAGAAAACCCTTTTCCCGAGCATTCTGA